ATTTCAAGAACATCTTCGAGGGTCACGTCGCTATCCAGGAACAGAGTGGCATCGACCGCGAGGACATCGTGACGTGGACCGATCCCGATGTGCCGATGCTGGTATCGAACAAGTCGATCGCCGCTTATCACGGTCCGTCGTTCATGATCGACGACCTGATCTACCACTACGAGACGTTCAAATCCGAGTCGATCCTCATCAACTGTCACTACCCGGTCAGCCCGAACAAGTTCGTGCTGATGTACGGGATCATGGTCAAGAAGACCGAGGAGTTGCCCGCCGAGATCGCCGAGCAGATGGTGGAGTCGATGATCGGCTACATCGGCGTCGGGTTCGAGCAGGACATCGAGATCTGGAAGAACAAGACCCGGATCGACAATCCGCTGCTGTGCAGCGAGGACGGCCCGGTTTACCAATTGCGTCGGTGGTACGAGCAGTTCTACGTCGACGTCGCGGACATCGAGCCGGAGATGGTGGAGCGCTTCGAATTCGAGATGGACACCAGCACGCCGATCGAGGTGTGGAAGCAGGAGGTCGCGGACAACCTCGCGCGTAAGGCCGCGCAGGAAGCACGCCTGTGATGGAGCCCGTGGAATGTGACCGCTGCGGGACATGCGTCCTCGTCGAAAAGAACAGCTGGCACCACACCTCGATCCAATGGCGTACGGACCCGCAGACAGCGTGCGAGGCGGACCGCGCCAACCCCGAACTGCTGCAGCGCGGCGTGTGGGTAGGCAGTTGTCCCCCTTTGCGGGACTCCATACGTCGAGCAGCCATCGACGGCCGACTGACTGTCCCCGACTAGCAACCGATCCAAAGGACACGCACCAGTGATCGACCAGAACAAGTACGGCCCCTGGGCCTTCGTCGCCGCAGGCTCGATGGGTTACGAGCTGGCCGGCAAAGATGATAGGGACGCTATGACCTCCACTGACGACAAAACAACCACGAGCATCGAAGACCGGCTCGAACTCCTCGAACAGCGAGTTCGACTGCTCGACGATCACAACCAGATCATGCGGCTCTTGTACTCCTACGGCCCCAGCGTCGACAGCGGCCTGTCCACCATCGCCTCCGGCCTCTGGATCGAAGATGGCGTCTACGACGTCGATACCGGGCTTATGGACGGGCGCAGCGAGATCGAGACCATGGTTCAAACCGACCCCCACCAAGGATTCCTGAAACAAGGCTGCGGGCACGTGATGAGTCCCGCCCGTATCACCGTCTCCGGCGACAACGCCGTCGCGGTCTGCCACACCCAGCTGATTCTCCGCCAGCCCGACAATGACGGCTATCAGGTCAGCAGGGTCACCGCGAACCGCTGGGAGCTGATTCGGACCTCCGCCGGTTGGAAGGTCGCCATCCGCACGAGTCGCCTTCTCGACGGGCGTGACGAGCCGCGAGCCATCCTGGCAAGCGCATTCTCTCCGACTGCGCAGGACTGGTGACAGCCCAAAAGTTCGACGTCGACGGCGGATACAGTTCCTGACCCGAAAGGTCCAAGCGATGGCAATGCAAGTTGGGCTGAACCTCCTCGGCACTGAGGCGATCTACGGCGGCGATATCCGGTCCGTGCTCGACCTGGCGGCGACCGCGGACCGCACGGGTATCGACATGATCACCACCGGTGATCATGTCGGTTTCAACGCCACAGCACACGCA
This genomic stretch from Prescottella soli harbors:
- a CDS encoding Rieske 2Fe-2S domain-containing protein; translation: MTTVDIDATEEIRVIEHGEPPSRFARGWHCLGLAADYHDGEPHSVEAFDTKLVVFADSNDQIKILDAYCRHMGGDLSHGTVKGDSVACPFHDWRWGGNGKCTAIPYARRVPLLARTRAWTTLEQDGLLFVWHDPEGNPPPAEVAIPVMKTPDTEWTDWVWKSIEIDTNCREIVDNVVDMAHFFYVHFSFPTYFKNIFEGHVAIQEQSGIDREDIVTWTDPDVPMLVSNKSIAAYHGPSFMIDDLIYHYETFKSESILINCHYPVSPNKFVLMYGIMVKKTEELPAEIAEQMVESMIGYIGVGFEQDIEIWKNKTRIDNPLLCSEDGPVYQLRRWYEQFYVDVADIEPEMVERFEFEMDTSTPIEVWKQEVADNLARKAAQEARL
- a CDS encoding nuclear transport factor 2 family protein, coding for MIDQNKYGPWAFVAAGSMGYELAGKDDRDAMTSTDDKTTTSIEDRLELLEQRVRLLDDHNQIMRLLYSYGPSVDSGLSTIASGLWIEDGVYDVDTGLMDGRSEIETMVQTDPHQGFLKQGCGHVMSPARITVSGDNAVAVCHTQLILRQPDNDGYQVSRVTANRWELIRTSAGWKVAIRTSRLLDGRDEPRAILASAFSPTAQDW